A window from Podospora bellae-mahoneyi strain CBS 112042 chromosome 1 map unlocalized CBS112042p_1, whole genome shotgun sequence encodes these proteins:
- the RAD53 gene encoding Protein kinase protein rad53 (EggNog:ENOG503NVJ5; COG:T), with protein sequence MDSFGEDSQPTQATQNVVDPRRLGQQNSGFSDTDIADIICLLVPQSDAARREIRRIRLRTPEHTVGRDEALNLDVEEDGEDVIGGQGFPGHGVGEYHIALRFSTEIKSAVNGFTFGRNESRCDIVFEDDPMRRLSNTHFRIYLNDHGVLMIEDMSTNGTVVDEQLLRRKGEPPLDVKRTLRSGSNIKILMHEEARDLKFRVWIPIRQGYSNEAYKQNLRTYISNRAALTVDVNATIVPGPGGRVDIFKPAAPRAAPAQRQTPNNPVAVRRAQPGPSDQQDTDDIFDGLPKAWGGSQKYNRVGEVGRGAFATVYKVTSRFSGEPYAAKELDKRKFMKNGVLDQKVENEMRIMQKVKHPNIVEYVEHLDWDNRLLIIIMEYVGKGDLGRMISEYGPLTEDTTRTMATQLLDALDYLHKMNITHRDVKPDNILVSSHDPFVVKLTDFGLSKMIDHDQTFLRTFCGTLLYCAPEVYSEYAEYDSRGRRHPRNRRLHPQTGQRYDHAVDIWSLGGVLFYTMTKSPPFPAQSGASHSALLHQIMTKPLNIAPLQQAQISEEGIKFIQGMLDRKPENRATIEALQQHPWIQPPPPPQVDEVSDQELSFNASQLSIQDQDLQMPFEDHLIPASDDEDLPDQEPVPTGGYESEKENYTFGAGNQPQPQPQRLFGEVNPSAMGSQGAVAAHRLNLPVSKDSFASSASTEILGSDNEIKDSFESDQHSTPRQKKQFSQIPSVGLEEGSFSLSQSRSTEDLNTKTFDVASQSLGGAESILENLNMKSRVGSLLASRGSEVNSSKRKQNSSSEDEAQRGPVSDGRGLKRFRSDPTTVQKQQQQQQQQQQQQEVAIRTLDRKDFDLMSQIPSIPKQSVQIDIPVHKATYWLANDRSTWHLTYPEMTQLQFDAFKTAAKARGEDFAPGKTPLWDLAMKYFPPTNRERPGKIRKTFEDSGDHTMPSTAIESQASQHVEIPDTQDAYTTMAMHSERMKPVIACLKSTPSSVVHFIQVLVTECMISWGRSVDNTRSYEPKSESRVPKYAFKLLLWKNNFDATINRNWRPWNKRYEPDEEEFMFYICTKATNGIWINGEKLRSHLNENKKADGPYKYWAPLYDGDRISVWQTIDGNSRTELTFRCVWGGSAKPRPGYGPQAIPTVVDTDTARQLDYLCDKIERKMRSLNEHDLCMEEAEYDMNQRHKHIDREREKSKQFEKLRRQADRGGRRPSPMPGITYGNADSTPAMWTSQFRGGVPVFRRPSPTASDLLRAARY encoded by the exons ATGGACTCGTTTGGGGAGGATTCGCAGCCGACTCAAG CGACGCAAAACGTCGTGGATCCGAGACGGCTGGGACAGCAGAACTCGGGCTTCTCAGATACAGACATCGCCGACATAATATGTCTTCTTGTTCCGCAGTCGGATGCTGCACGCCGAGAAATCAGAAGAATCAGACTCCGAACACCAGAGCACACGGttgggagggatgaggcGCTCAACTTGgatgtggaagaggatggggaggatgtaATTGGGGGCCAGGGCTTTCCGGGACATGGTGTAGGGGAGTATCACATTGCGCTGAGGTTTTCCACCGAGATTAAGAGTGCTGTAAATGGCTTCACCTTTGGACGAAACGAAAGTCGTTGCGACATTGTTTTCGAAGACGATCCGATGCGACGGCTGAGCAACACCCACTTCCGCATCTACCTCAATGACCACGGGGTTTTGATGATTGAGGACATGTCGACAAACGGCACCGTTGTTGATGAGCAGCTCTTACGACGAAAGGGCGAGCCACCGCTCGATGTGAAGAGGACACTAAGGAGCGGTTCGAATATTAAGATTCTGATGCATGAAGAGGCAAGAGACCTCAAGTTCAGGGTCTGGATACCAATCCGGCAGGGCTACTCAAATGAAGCCTACAAGCAAAACCTACGAACATACATTTCAAATCGAGCAGCACTCACGGTAGATGTGAACGCAACCATCGTGCCCGGCCCTGGTGGGCGT GTTGACATATTCAAGCCCGCGGCACCCAGAGCAGCTCCTGCGCAAAGGCAAACGCCCAACAACCCGGTAGCTGTTCGTCGGGCACAGCCAGGTCCTTCAGATCAACAAGATACCGATGATATCTTTGATGGTCTTCCAAAGGCGTGGGGTGGGTCGCAAAAGTACAACCGTGTGGGCGAGGTGGGCAGAGGCGCCTTCGCTACCGTCTACAAGGTGACCTCAAGGTTCAGCGGTGAACCTTATGCGGCCAAAGAACTCGACAAGCGGAAGTTCATGAAGAACGGCGTCTTGGACCAGAAGGTTGAGAACGAAATGCGCATCATGCAAAAAGTCAAACAT CCAAACATTGTAGAATACGTCGAGCATCTCGACTGGGATAACCGGCTGTTGATCATTATTATGGAATATGTCGGCAAAGGAGACCTCGGGAGGATGATCTCGGAGTATGGGCCTCTCACCGAGGACACCACGAGGACCATGGCAACCCAGCTGCTGGATGCCTTGGATTATCTTCACAAGATGAACATCACCCACCGTGATGTGAAGCCGGACAACATTCTAGTGAGCTCACATGATCCATTTGTGGTCAAGCTCACGGATTTTGGGCTTTCCAAGATGATTGATCACGACCAGACGTTTCTCAGGACCTTTTGTGGTACCCTCCTGTATTGCGCCCCTGAAGTATACTCAGAATATGCCGAATACGATAGCAGAGGCAGACGGCATCCCCGAAATCGACGTCTCCACCCACAAACTGGTCAGAGATACGATCACGCGGTTGACATTTGGTCCTTGGGAGGCGTTCTTTTCTACACAATGACGAaatcacccccctttccggCTCAAAGCGGAGCTAGTCACTCGGCGCTCCTTCATCAGATCATGACCAAACCCCTCAACATAGCACCCCTTCAACAAGCCCAAATCTCAGAAGAGGGTATCAAGTTCATCCAGGGCATGCTCGACCGTAAACCAGAGAACCGAGCAACGATTGAAGCgctccagcagcaccccTGGATTCagccgcctccgccaccacagGTCGATGAAGTATCCGACCAGGAGCTCAGCTTCAATGCTTCACAGCTCAGCATCCAGGATCAAGACTTGCAGATGCCGTTTGAGGACCATCTGATTCCAGCCAGCGACGATGAAGATCTCCCTGATCAGGAGCCAGTTCCAACCGGCGGATACGAGTCCGAGAAGGAGAACTACACATTTGGAGCCGGTAACCAGCCacagcctcaacctcaacgtCTCTTTGGAGAAGTAAATCCGTCGGCTATGGGGAGTCAAGGCGCGGTGGCGGCCCATCGTCTGAACCTGCCGGTGTCCAAAGACAGCTTTGCGTCAAGCGCATCGACGGAGATTTTAGGATCCGACAATGAAATCAAGGACAGCTTTGAGTCTGACCAACACTCCACACCGCGGCAGAAGAAGCAGTTCTCGCAAATTCCCTCTGTCGGTCTGGAGGAAGGGTCCTTCTCGCTCAGCCAGAGCAGATCCACGGAggacctcaacaccaagacctTTGATGTGGCATCACAGAGCTTGGGGGGCGCCGAATCCATCCTGGAGAATCTTAATATGAAGTCACGCGTCGGCTCCCTCCTTGCCTCTCGTGGAAGTGAGGTGAACTCCAGCAAACGCAAGCAGAATTCATCCAGCGAAGATGAGGCTCAGCGAGGGCCTGTATCCGATGGGCGCGGTCTGAAGAGGTTTCGATCAGACCCTACAACGGTTcaaaagcaacagcaacaacaacagcagcagcagcagcagcaagaagtcGCCATTCGCACGCTCGATAGGAAGGACTTTGATTTGATGTCGCAAATCCCATCGATTCCTAAGCAGTCGGTGCAGATCGACATTCCAGTCCACAAGGCTACATACTGGCTGGCTAATGACAGAAGCACCTGGCATCTGACGTACCCCGAGATGACACAGCTACAGTTCGACGCCTTCAAAACGGCAGCCAAAGCCAGAGGAGAAGACTTTGCTCCAGGCAAAACCCCTCTTTGGGACCTGGCAATGAAGTACTTCCCACCTACCAATCGGGAGCGGCCAGGCAAGATCAGAAAGACCTTTGAAGATTCCGGAGACCACACGATGCCGTCTACTGCAATCGAATCCCAGGCGAGTCAGCATGTCGAGATTCCAGACACCCAGGACGCGTATACCACCATGGCTATGCACTCGGAGCGAATGAAGCCAGTGATTGCGTGTTTGAAGTCAACACCCAGTTCAGTGGTTCACTTCATTCAGGTCCTGGTAACCGAGTGCATGATCTCCTGGGGCCGTTCAGTCGACAACACTCGCTCGTACGAGCCCAAATCGGAGAGCAGAGTCCCAAAATACGCAttcaagctcctcctgtGGAAGAACAACTTTGATGCGACCATCAACAGGAACTGGCGGCCTTGGAACAAGCGCTACGAGcctgacgaggaggagttcaTGTTTTACATTTGCACCAAGGCGACCAACGGCATCTGGATCAACGGCGAGAAACTGCGCTCTCACCTGAACGAGAACAAGAAAGCCGACGGCCCTTACAAGTACTGGGCTCCCCTCTACGACGGCGACCGCATCTCCGTCTGGCAGACCATCGACGGCAATTCCAGAACCGAGCTCACCTTTCGTTGCGTCTGGGGAGGCAGCGCGAAACCTCGTCCCGGCTACGGTCCTCAAGCTATCCCAACCGTGGTTGACACGGACACTGCCCGCCAACTGGATTACCTCTGCGACAAGATTGAGCGCAAGATGCGCAGTCTGAACGAGCACGACCTCTGtatggaggaggcggagtATGACATGAACCAACGCCACAAGCACATTGAccgggagagggaaaagtcGAAGCAGTttgagaagctgaggaggcAGGCGGacaggggtgggaggaggccgagccCGATGCCGGGGATCACGTATGGGAATGCGGATTCCACGCCGGCGATGTGGACTAGTCAGTTCAGAGGGGGGGTGCCTGTTTTTAGGAGGCCGAGTCCGACTGCTTCGGATTTGTTGAGGGCTGCGAGGTATTGA
- the STT3 gene encoding oligosaccharyl transferase stt3 subunit (BUSCO:EOG09260TVA; CAZy:GT66; COG:O; EggNog:ENOG503NV6G) translates to MSAETLEILADVGKGKSTRSVLRVIILALIAGASIASRLFSVILDPWFNFRATKYLVANGFYNFWDWFDDRTWHPLGRVTGGTLYPGLMVTSGAIWHALRAFTIPVDIRNVCVLLAPAFSGLTAIAAYLLTNEMTTYSSAGLLAALFMGIAPGYISRSVAGSYDNEAIAIFLLVFTFYLWIKALKQGSMLWGAFCALFYGYMVASWGGYAFITCLLPLHAFVLILMGRYSTRLYVSYTTWYALGTLASMQIPFVGFLPVKTSEHMPALGIFGFLQLLAFLDYVRSAIPSRQFQTFLWIFAGGMFVLSLAALVIATSAGIIAPWSGRFYSLWDTGYAKIHIPIIASVSEHQPTAWPAFFFDLNLLIFVFPVGVYLCFQELADEHVFIIVYAVFGSYFAGVMVRLMLTLTPVVCVAGAMAISTILNNYLVAKTPTEEDQQAAEAAEKKSSKSGLKSTNKPVVGIYGLWSKILMVGAMAIYLLIFVMHCTWVTSNAYSSPSVVLASRMPDGSQHIIDDYREAYQWLRQNTKEDAKIMSWWDYGYQIGGMADRPTLVDNNTWNNTHIATVGKAMSSREEVSYPIMRQHEVDYVLVVFGGLLGYSGDDINKFLWMVRIAEGIWPDEVSERAFFTPRGEYRVDGEATETMKNSLMYKMSYYNFNNLFPPGQAVDRMRQARLPEVGPSLSTLEEAFTSENWIIRIYKVKDLDNVGRDHISATAFEKGLKKKKATKKRGSRVLRVD, encoded by the exons ATGTCGGCCGAAACACTTGAAATTCTTGCCGATGTGGGCAAGGGGAAAAGTACTCGCAGCGTGCTGCGGGTCATtatcctcgccctcatcgCCGGCGCCTCAATCGCAAGCCGCCTGTTTTCCGTCATTC TCGACCCTTGGTTCAACTTCCGCGCCACAAAATATCTCGTCGCAAATGGCTTCTACAACTTCTGGGACTGGTTCGATGACCGAACATGGCATCCCCTGGGCCGTGTCACGGGTGGTACCCTCTACCCTGGCCTCATGGTAACCAGCGGTGCTATCTGGCACGCCCTCCGCGCCTTCACGATTCCCGTTGATATTCGCAACGTCTGCGTTCTTCTCGCGCCCGCTTTCTCCGGCCTTACGGCTATTGCCGCCTATCTCCTCACCAATGAAATGACAACATACAGCTCGGCCGGCCTCCTGGCTGCTCTGTTTATGGGCATCGCCCCCGGCTACATCTCTCGATCAGTTGCTGGCAGCTACGACAACGAAGCCATTGCGATTTTCTTGCTCGTCTTCACCTTCTATCTCTGGATCAAGGCCTTGAAGCAGGGTTCCATGCTGTGGGGTGCTTTCTGCGCCCTGTTTTACGGCTACATGGTCGCCTCCTGGGGTGGTTATGCCTTCATCACctgccttcttccccttcacgCCTTCGTTCTTATCCTCATGGGCCGCTACAGCACCAGGCTATACGTTTCGTACACTACCTGGTATGCGCTGGGCACACTGGCCAGCATGCAGATTCCCTTTGTTGGTTTCTTGCCTGTCAAGACCAGCGAGCACATGCCTGCCCTTGGTATTTTCGgcttcctccagctcctcgcTTTTTTGGACTATGTCCGGTCAGCCATTCCCAGCCGTCAGTTCCAGACATTCCTCTGGATCTTTGCTGGCGGTATGTTCGTTCTGTCTCTTGCGGCTCTGGTGATTGCCACCAGCGCCGGCATTATCGCCCCGTGGAGCGGACGTTTCTACTCACTTTGGGATACCGGATATGCTAAGATCCACATTCCCATCATTGCCTCCGTCTCTGAACATCAGCCCACCGCCTGGCCAGCTTTCTTCTTTGACCTCAATCTGCTTATTTTCGTCTTCCCCGTTGGTGTCTACCTCTGTTTCCAGGAGCTTGCTGATGAGCATGTGTTCATCATTGTGTACGCTGTTTTTGGCAGCTACTTCGCTGGTGTCATGGTCCGCCTGATGCTTACATTGACCCCTGTGGTCTGTGTTGCTGGTGCCATGGCCATCTCgaccatcctcaacaactaCCTTGTCGCAAAGACTCCTACCGAGGAGGACCAGCAAGCCGCCGAGGcggctgagaagaagagttCGAAGTCTGGTCTTAAGTCCACTAACAAGCCCGTTGTTGGCATTTATGGCCTGTGGTCcaagatcttgatggtgggcgCTATGGCCATCTACCTCCTCATTTTCGTCATGCACTGCACCTGGGTCACGTCCAACGCAtactcctctccctccgttGTCCTGGCAAGCAGGATGCCTGACGGAAGCCAGCACATTATTGACGATTACCGTGAGGCCTACCAGTGGCTTCGCCAAAACACAAAGGAGGACGCCAAGATTATGTCGTGGTGGGATTATGGTTACCAAATTGGTGGCATGGCTGACCGCCCAACTcttgtcgacaacaacacGTGGAACAACACACACATTGCCACTGTCGGTAAAGCCATGAGCTCGCGCGAGGAGGTCAGCTACCCCATCATGCGCCAGCACGAGGTCGACTATGTTCTCGTGGTCTTTGGCGGTCTTCTGGGCTATTCTGGTGACGATATCAACAAGTTCTTGTGGATGGTTCGTATCGCTGAGGGTATCTGGCCTGATGAGGTCAGCGAGCgcgccttcttcaccccaaGAGGCGAGTATCGGGTCGACGGCGAGGCTACCGAGACCATGAAGAACAGCTTGAT GTACAAGATGTCCTACTacaacttcaacaacctgTTCCCTCCAGGACAGGCTGTCGATCGCATGCGCCAAGCCCGTCTGCCCGAGGTTGGTCCTTCCCTCAGCACCCTCGAGGAGGCCTTTACCAGCGAGAACTGGATCATCAGAATCTACAAGGTCAAGGACCTTGACAACGTTGGCCGTGACCATATCTCGGCGACAGCGTTCGAGAAGGggctcaagaagaagaaggccaccaAGAAGAGGGGGTCTCGGGTCCTGCGTGTGGATTAA
- the rpl35 gene encoding 60S ribosomal protein L35, L29 (BUSCO:EOG09265FTY; COG:J; EggNog:ENOG503P3ZG): MSSGKVKAGQLWSKNKDELTKQLGELKTELGQLRIQKIVSSGTKLTKIHDLRKSIARVLTIINAKQRAQLRLFYKNKKYLPLDLRAKQTRAIRRRLSPEDASRTLEKTKKRQTHFPQRKFAVKA, encoded by the exons ATG TCTTccggcaaggtcaaggctggccaatTATGGTCTAAGAACAAGGACGAGCTCACCAAGCAGCTCGGTGAGCTCAAGACGGAATTGGGCCAGCTTCGCATCCAGAAGATCGTTTCTTCCGGCACCAAGCTTACCAAGAT CCACGATCTCCGCAAGTCGATTGCCCGCGTTCtgaccatcatcaacgccaagCAACGCGCTCAGCTCCGCCTCTTctacaagaacaagaagtacctccccctcgacctcCGCGCCAAGCAGACTCGTGCcatccgccgccgtcttTCTCCCGAGGACGCCTCCAGAACTCTtgagaagaccaagaagcgcCAGACTCACTTCCCTCAGCGGAAGTTCGCCGTCAAG GCTTAA
- the RPL6 gene encoding 60S ribosomal protein L6 (EggNog:ENOG503NYQG; COG:J), with protein sequence MSASTTKTFGKSTRSVPAPAEKAQKWYPAEDEAKPRQVRKTIRPWTPRQTLVPGTVLILLAGRFRGKRVVLLKTLDQGVLLVTGPFKINGVPLRRVNSRYVIATSYKVDLTGLDEAKIEEVAKPKYFTADKAQQKAGEEAFFKQGEKPQKKEVTSSRAADQKAIDKALIANIKKVDLLASYLASSFSLRKGDKPHEMKW encoded by the exons ATGTCGGCTTCCACGACGAAGACCTTTGGCAAGTCCACTCGGTCGGTGCCTGCGCCGGCTGAGAAGGCCCAGAAATGGTACCctgctgaggatgaggctaAGCCGCGTCAG GTCCGCAAGACCATCCGCCCCTGGACTCCTCGCCAGACTCTCGTCCCCGGTACCGTCCTGATCCTCCTCGCTGGTCGCTTCCGTGGCAAGCGCGTCGTCCTGCTCAAGACCCTCGACCAGGGTGTTCTGCTCGTTACCGGCCCCTTCAAGATCAACGGTGTTCCCCTTCGCCGCGTCAACTCCAGATATGTCATCGCCACATCATACAAGGTTGACCTTACCGGTCTCGATgaggccaagattgaggaggttgccAAGCCCAAGTACTTCACCGCCGACAAGGCTCAGCAGaaggctggcgaggaggcTTTCTTCAAGCAGGGAGAGAAGCCCCAG aagaaggaggttaCCAGCAGTCGGGCGGCTGACCAGAAGGCCATCGACAAGGCCTTGatcgccaacatcaagaaggtcGACCTTCTTGCCAGCTACCTCGCCTCCTCTTTCAGCCTTCGCAAGGGCGACAAGCCCCATGAGATGAAGTGGTAG
- the GOS1 gene encoding protein transport protein gos1 (COG:U; EggNog:ENOG503NV2S; BUSCO:EOG09265AL8) yields MATTAGQGWTQLRQQARALETQTETYLHTYSQFSSQSNIPPKPTEEERSTEAKLQELLEKRDKVISQLTRLLDSEPTLSSSSLKQNNLSLLRDKLTDHRRDLSRLRSTLQRARDRANLLGSVRDDISAYRAANPAAAEADYMLDERGRIDNSIGMADGVLSQAYAVQDSFLTQRETLASINRRITHAASQVPGINTLIGRISAKKKRDGIIMGGFIAFCFLVFWFMM; encoded by the exons ATGGCGACAACAGCAGGCCAGGGCTGGACCCAATTACGGCAACAAGCCAGGGCGCTGGAAACACAG ACAGAAACATACCTCCACACATACTCCCAATTTTCGTCACAATCCAACATCCCACCAAAGCcgacagaagaagagaggagtACCGAGGCGAAACTCCAGGAGCTGCTTGAGAAG CGCGACAAGGTCATCTCCCAACTCACCCGCCTCCTCGACTCAGAACCAACActatcatcctcctccctaaaacaaaacaacctctccctcctccgcgacAAGCTCACCGACCACCGCCGTgacctctcccgcctccgGTCAACCCTCCAACGAGCCCGCGATCGCGCAAACCTGCTGGGTTCAGTCCGGGATGATATTTCTGCCTATCGTGCCGCGAACCCTGccgcggcggaggcggacTACATGCTTGACGAGCGAGGGAGGATAGACAACTCGATTGGCATGGCGGATGGTGTGCTCAGCCAGGCGTACGCAGTGCAGGACAGCTTTTTGACGCAGAGGGAGACGCTGGCAAGTATTAATCGGCGGATCACGCATGCGGCGAGCCAGGTGCCCGGGATTAATACGTTGATTGGGAGGATttcggccaagaagaagagggatggGATTATCATGGGGGGGTTTATcgctttttgctttttggtgttttggttcATGATGTGA
- the ATP10 gene encoding Mitochondrial ATPase complex subunit atp10 (BUSCO:EOG09263UN3; COG:O; EggNog:ENOG503NY67), whose amino-acid sequence MTTTATMLAARTGLRTGARASTCLVCKWRTFSTTGYQRLPTDHTPGAAAPDGKPKPRQTFAPAPVAATEPAPDSPLAHAPRSYGKKVKDFTPTPLSRPIGMNTPPAAGQNTGIDHRTFKQRRDDFVDYERHLAKREYLKNKVSRPYFRDWVNLSFHKGKTFLAPPRLFKADLSLYFPNLFGRTLASRQKADTTPLLAGHASVVTVFSGMWAENQIKTFVSPEQNPALHRVLKESGGRAQLVQINVEEDWMKMMLIKLFSWSLRNKVGKENWHRYFLVRKGITDEIKESVGLLNSKVGYTYLVDHRCRIRWAGSGSAEGDEREGLVKGVRRLLEEIKAEGVTGGVAEGHVLKPLAAGKPTTGDKK is encoded by the exons atgaccaccaccgctacCATGTTAGCCGCTAGGACAGGACTCCGAACAGGCGCAAGGGCATCAACCTGCCTTGTTTGTAAATGGCGCACCTTTAGCACCACTGGCTACCAGCGGCTTCCCACAGACCACACACCCGGCGCCGCCGCTCCGGATGGGAAACCGAAACCGAGACAGACCTTCGCCCCGGCCCCGGTAGCCGCCACGGAGCCGGCTCCGGACAGCCCCTTAGCCCACGCCCCCCGGTCCTACGGCAAGAAAGTAAAAGACTTCACACCCACCCCTCTGTCAAGACCAATTGGCATGAACACGCCCCCCGCCGCGGGACAAAATACCGGCATCGACCACCGAACCTTCAAACAGCGCCGTGATGACTTCGTAGACTACGAAAGACATCTCGCCAAGCGGGAGTACCT CAAAAACAAAGTCTCCCGCCCCTACTTCCGCGACTGggtcaacctctccttccacAAAGGCAAAACCTTCCTCGCGCCCCCCCGCCTCTTCAAAGCCGACCTCTCCCTCTActtccccaacctcttcGGCCGCACCCTGGCCTCCCGCCAAAAAGcagacaccacccccctcctcgccggccACGCCTCCGTCGTCACCGTCTTCAGCGGCATGTGGGCCGAGAACCAGATCAAGACCTTTGTCTCCCCCGAGCAAAACCCTGCCCTGCACCGGGTTCTCAAAGAGAGCGGCGGCAGGGCGCAGCTGGTGCAGATCAACGTCGAGGAGGactggatgaagatgatgttgatcAAGCTGTTTTCCTGGTCGTTGAGGAACAAAGTGGGCAAGGAGAACTGGCACAGGTATTTCCttgtgaggaaggggatcACGGATGAGATCAAGGAGAGCGTGGGGCTGTTGAACAGCAAGGTTGGGTATACTTATCTGGTGGATCATCGGTGCAGGATACGATGGGCGGGGAGTGGTAGtgcggagggggatgagagggaggggttggtgaagggggtgaggaggttgctggaggagatcaaggctgAGGGTGTGACTGGGGGTGTGGCTGAGGGGCATGTTCTGAAGCCTCTGGCGGCTGGTAAGCCTACTACTGGAGACAAGAAATAG
- a CDS encoding uncharacterized protein (COG:I; EggNog:ENOG503NWU1) encodes MFLNQSSRVVRQQWRLSSRRLSSLSQQHRARGPTLRTPLSPPFAPPARLFHASRSLYVVKPVLLADIGEGIVECEIIQWFVEPGARVEEFSPLCEVQSDKASVEITSRFAGVVKKLHYEAGEMAKVGKPFVDIDIQGNAKEADLQALAPAEPVTPTEPTTKIENQMAAQLPKQPPPPPRSEHKPAPWSNGVYEHTSPKPQPGEKVILATPAVRYLAKELNVDLLQVQGTGKEGRILKEDVYKFVEQKNARPAPTPNPFTPSSSTTPTSQQQQETPMLLTRTQEMMFKTMTRSLSIPHFLYADEVDFTSLVELRSRLNKVLAKQPLSLDSATHPVAKLSYLPFIIKAVSMALYKYPILNSRVDIDPATSKPSLVLRSQHNIGIAMDTPHGLLVPVIKNVGSLNILQIAAELTRLQSLATEGKLSVGDMSGGTITVSNIGNIGGTYLSPVVVEKEVAILGIGRMRTVPAFGENDRVVKKEICNFSWSADHRVVDGATMARTAEVVRGIVEGPDVMVMHLR; translated from the exons ATGTTTTTGAACCAGAGCTCCCGCGTGGTGCGCCAGCAATGGCGGCTCTCCAGCCGGCGACTATCGTCTCTaagtcaacaacaccgcGCGCGAGGACCAACCCTCAGGACTCCGCTATCCCCACCGTTTGCGCCTCCCGCAAGGCTCTTCCATGCAAGCAGGAGTCTCTACGTTGTAAAGCCTGTGTTGCTCGCTGATATTGGAGAGG GCATTGTCGAGTGCGAAATCATCCAATGGTTCGTCGAACCCGGGGCGCGCGTCGAGGAGTTCTCTCCACTATGCGAGGTTCAAAGTGATAAGGCTTCGGTGGAAATCACCAGCCGCTTCGCCGGTGTGGTTAAGAAGTTGCACTATGAAGCGGGCGAGATGGCCAAGGTGGGCAAGCCGTTTGTCGATATCGACATTCAAGGTAATGCCAAAGAGGCAGACTTGCAGGCTCTCGCACCTGCTGAGCCTGTGACCCCAACAGAGCCAACTACAAAGATCGAGAACCAGATGGCGGCTCAGTTACCAAagcaacctccaccaccaccacgatcAGAGCATAAGCCTGCACCGTGGAGCAATGGGGTCTACGAGCATACCTCACCTAAGCCTCAACCAGGCGAGAAGGTGATTCTGGCAACTCCAGCAGTCAGATACCTCGCCAAAGAACTCAACGTCGATCTTCTCCAAGTCCAAGGCACGGGCAAAGAAGGCCGCATCCTAAAAGAAGACGTCTACAAGTTCGTCGAGCAAAAGAACGCACGCCCAgctcccaccccaaacccctttactccctcctcctccaccacacccaccagtcaacaacaacaagaaacccCCATGCTCCTCACCCGAACCCAAGAAATGATGTTCAAAACCATGAcccgctccctctccatcccccacTTCCTCTACGCCGACGAGGTCGACTTCACCTCTCTGGTCGAGCTCCGCTCCCGCCTCAACAAAGTCCTCGCCAAACAACCCCTGTCTCTAGACTCAGCCACCCACCCGGTAGCAAAACTATCCtacctccccttcatcatcaaggcAGTCTCCATGGCCCTATACAAATACCCTATCCTCAACTCCCGCGTCGACATCGACCCTGCCACATCCAAACCCTCCCTCGTGCTCCGGAGTCAGCACAATATCGGGATTGCAATGGACACCCCCCACGGGCTACTCGTCCCCGTCATCAAAAACGTCGGATCActcaacatcctccagaTCGCAGCGGAACTCACGAGACTTCAAAGTCTGGCTACGGAGGGGAAGCTGAGCGTGGGGGATATGTCCGGGGGAACGATCACGGTGAGCAACATCGGGAACATTGGGGGCACGTACCTCAgtccggtggtggtggagaaggaggtggcaATTctggggattgggaggatgaggaccgTGCCTGCTTTTGGGGAGAATGACCgggtggtcaagaaggagatttGCAACTTTAGCTGGAGCGCGGATCATAGGGTTGTGGACGGggcgacgatggcgaggacggccgaggtggtgagggggattGTGGAGGGGCCGGATGTGATGGTTATGCATTTGAGGTAG